One stretch of Oncorhynchus masou masou isolate Uvic2021 chromosome 9, UVic_Omas_1.1, whole genome shotgun sequence DNA includes these proteins:
- the LOC135545020 gene encoding T-box transcription factor TBX1-like has protein sequence MKWDPASLECPSLYKACLVFQSAVPDPVSGTLNHTDTLLLQGQLTLSHRCALTLPCCAEPFWGHLCQTPQVTGVTVQLEMHMLCQQFDQLGTEMIVTKAGRRNMMMFSTFQVSISGMDPAAEYVLLMDFIPMYDKSSRYVFHSSSCLVAGRADVAPPGRMDFHPDFPARGFQWMKQMVSFDTLKLSNNLQDDNGHERQAVVSARPMPHSLPTWQPQEGSHEFGSTSGEQ, from the exons ATGAAGTGGGATCCAGCGTCCCTTGAGTGTCCAAGCCTGTATAAAGCCTGCTTGGtgttccagtctgctgtcccagacccagtcagtggtaccctcaaccacacagacacactgcttCTCCAAGGACAGCTAACG TTGTCTCACAGGTGTGCCCTCACGCTGCCCTGCTGTGCAGAGCCTTTTTGGGGTCACCTGTGCCAGACCCCCCAGGTCACAGGGGTCACAGTTCAGCTGGAGATGCACATGCTGTGTCAACAGTTTGACCAGCTGGGCACAGAGATGATCGTCACCAAGGCTGGGAGGAGGAACAT GATGATGTTCTCTACATTCCAGGTAAGTATCTCAGGGATGGACCCTGCAGCGGAGTATGTGCTGCTCATGGACTTCATCCCTATGTATGACAAGAGCTCCAG ATATGTATTCCACAGCTCCTCGTGTCTGGTGGCAGGCAGGGCCGACGTGGCGCCCCCGGGGAGGATGGACTTCCACCCAGACTTCCCCGCCAGAGGCTTCCAGTGGATGAAACAGATGGTCTCCTTCGACACACTCAAACTGTCCAACAACCTGCAGGATGACAATGGACATGAGCGACAAgc ggtggtcAGTGCCAGGCCCATGCCTCACTCTCTGCCCACCTGGCAGCCACAGGAGGGCAGCCATGAGTTTGGCAGTACGTCAGGAGAGCAGTGA
- the LOC135546217 gene encoding apolipoprotein A-I-2, with product MQFLALALTILLAAATQAVPMQADAPSQLEHVKVAMMEYMAQVKETAQRSIDHLDDTEYKEYKVQLSQSLDNLQQYAQTASQSLAPYSEAIGVQLTEATAAVRAEVMKDVEELRSQLEPKRAELKEVLDKHIDEYRKRLEPLIKDIVEQRRTELEAFRVKVEPVVEEMRAKVSANVEETKAKLMPIVETVRAKLTERLEELRTLASPYAEEYKEQMVKAVGEVREKVMPLTTDFKGQLGPAAEQAKEKLMALYETISQAMKA from the exons ATGCAATTCCTGGCTCTTGCACTCACCATCCTGCTGGCCGCAG ctacCCAGGCTGTACCCATGCAGGCTGATGCTCCCTCTCAGCTGGAGCATGTGAAGGTAGCCATGATGGAGTACATGGCTCAGGTGAAGGAGACCGCACAGAGGTCCATCGACCATCTGGATGACACAGAGTACAAAGAGTACAA GGTGCAGCTGTCCCAGAGCCTTGACAACCTCCAGCAGTATGCCCAGACCGCCTCCCAGTCCCTGGCCCCCTACAGCGAGGCCATCGGCGTTCAGTTGACTGAAGCCACCGCCGCCGTGCGCGCTGAGGTCATGAAGGACGTGGAGGAGCTGCGCTCCCAGCTGGAGCCCAAGCGAGCCGAGCTCAAGGAAGTCCTGGACAAGCACATAGACGAGTACCGCAAGAGGCTGGAGCCCCTGATCAAGGACATCGTCGAGCAGCGCCGCACCGAGCTGGAGGCCTTCAGGGTTAAGGTGGAGCCTGTTGTGGAGGAGATGCGTGCCAAGGTGTCCGCCAACGTGGAGGAGACCAAGGCCAAGCTCATGCCCATCGTGGAGACCGTCCGTGCCAAGCTGACCGAGCGTCTGGAGGAGCTGAGGACCCTGGCCTCCCCCTACGCTGAGGAGTACAAGGAGCAGATGGTCAAGGCTGTTGGAGAGGTGCGCGAGAAGGTGATGCCCCTGACCACCGACTTCAAGGGCCAGTTGGGCCCCGCCGCCGAGCAGGCCAAGGAAAAGCTCATGGCTTTGTACGAGACCATCAGCCAGGCCATGAAGGCATAA